taaataattttgattatattaaattgaaaattttttgtacaaacaaaaacaatgcaaccaaaatcagaagggaaacaacaaactgggaaaaaatctttataacaaaaaattctgacagaggtctaattactcaaatatacaaggaactaaatcaattgtataaaaaaatcaagccattccccaattgataaatgggcaagggacatgaataggcaattttcagataaagaaatgaaaagtttcaataagcacatgagaaagtgttctaaatctctagtaattagagaaatgcaaatcaaagcaactctgaggtatcacctcatacctagcagattggctaaaatgagagaagtggagagtaatgaatgttggaggggatgtggcaaaattgggacattgatgcactgctggtggagttgtgaactgatccaaccattctttatggcaatttggaattatgcccaaagagtgataaaagaatgcctgccctttgaatcagccataccattgcttggtttgtaccccaaagagatcatagataaacagacttgtacaaaaatatttatagctgcactctttatggtggcaaaaaactggaaaggggtggtatgcccttcaattggggaatggctgaaaaaattgttgATGGAATACTGTCCGGGTCCAGCTGGACGCAACTAAGGTGCATGAGGGGTGACCACCTAAGGCTCcacaggggaagggagggggaacctCGCACGCAAGAGACACGAGTCGTACAGATGTTGGCAAGGTTCCGTTTATTGACTGTGCAGGCAAGGTTTATATAGAGAAAAAGGGGGGACGGCTATAGTTGGCGGGAGTTTTTACTGCTATTGGACCTGCCAAGCCTGAGTCCAGGTACTGTCACGGATACGGTTTTTACTGCAGAAGGTCTTTGACAATATTCTCTTTCAGGGGGGCCTGTTTGCCGGGTTGTGCAAACTTTACCTGGTCTTTggcaattccccctttctttttcttagctgGGGGTTGATCAGATAtacagcgacggcccctgtcttaggctacacagggggagttacttgacCATCATgggtcaaggacctgtgctaatcccgtcattgggttaccgccctgccaGTAAAGCGTAAGCGATCATTACCAGGCAAAGTGAGATATNNNNNNNNNNNNNNNNNNNNNNNNNNNNNNNNNNNNNNNNNNNNNNNNNNNNNNNNNNNNNNNNNNNNNNNNNNNNNNNNNNNNNNNNNNNNNNNNNNNNNNNNNNNNNNNNNNNggggggggtgaaggggacgCGGGGGAATGGGTCTCCGGTGGTCGAGGAGAAGGCAGGGGTCGGGGCTTAGGCCTAGGGGGGTAGAGGGCGGGGTTAGGACCAATGGGTACAGGGGGAAGACGTTCAATTTTTAGCCGTATGGCGAAGAGGGCAACGGGATCGAAGCTATGTCTGTAAAGTCTCAAACCCCATGTCCGGCCCTTGTCCCAATTGGGGGCAGTCTTGCCtttgtcagtgaaactgatgcgTATGGTATTGCAACGGCCTTTGGGGCGAGCCAAGGGGATATAAGTGTGGGTGTTTTTGTCATAACAGGGGCCACATTCTCCGTTCAGGTTGCCGTTGATTTTGCAGACCCCAGCCCCAAGCATGGTGCGGTCGTAGGGTAGGACAGTTATAAGGTCTGTCTGCAAATGAGGCTGTGGGAGCCAATATGCCGAGCCAGTGGTTTCACAGCCCCAATGGGCGCAGTAAACGTCGGCAGGGCCCCCACAGTATTAGATTGTGTCAAAGCCGGGGCAAACATAAAAGGGTAGCTGCAGGGTGTCTGCTCTTTGTCCTGGGGACGCGCAACCATAACCGGGGAAGGGTTCGTGAGGAGAAGGGTCCCAATTCTTATCCACGATGTCACAGAGATCAAAGAAGAGATCCGGAAACCAAGTTCCAACCGGCCAATTGTTGGAAGAAGTGGAGTTGACGGTTTCTCCGGTGTTGGGGTTATAGACGATCCAGGTCAACTTGACGGGGTGATGGGGACTATAAGGGGCCATGATCGGGGCCGGGTAGTAGACGGGAAGGAGGATCATGAGGAGCATCGTGGGCCGCATCGCCATAAGGCCTggaagagaacaagagagagtCCTCAGGGACAGGGCCCTGGTTCGAGAGGGTTAGTGTGCGAGGTAAAAGGCTTTAGCAAGCGGGATGGGATCCATCTAGCGTTACTCGCAGTTTGATCAAAGACACAGGCAGAGCCTTTTGCCCAGGTAATGACTGGGTCGGGGCCGTGCCAAAGGCCAGTGAGGGGGTCTTGCCACAGGTCCGTAGCCAAATTCGAGGAGGTGCTTGGGTGCCAGTGGCGGTCAGCTGCAGAGCGGCCTTCTGCATCAAGCATGAGGAAGTTAAGGACGAAGAGTGCATGGGCAAGGAGTAAGGTATGGTTACCATGCAATGGATAGAGGGTCTCCTGAGCCTTGAGCTTGAAAAGCGTAttcttaagggtttgatttgctcGCTCTACGATGCCTTGGCCCTGTGGGTTGTAGGGTATGCCTGTGACATGTTTTATGCCTAGTTGGGAACAAAATTGCTTAAAAGATTGGCTGGTGTAGCCAGGGCCGTTGTCGGTTTTAATGGAAAGAGGCTTCCCCATCATAGACATAGCAAGGAACATGTGTTTGATGACATGTTTAGTGGCTTCCCTGGAttgtgcagatgcaaaaagaaagcTGCTAAACGTGTCAATAGAGACATGGACATATTTGAGTTTAGCAAAAGAGGGGACGTGAGTGACGTCCATCTGCCATAAATGGCCAGGGAGaaggccacgggggttaatccccagatggggttcaggcaagagagtGACACAATTCTTGCAATTTTTCACAATGGACCTGGCTTGTTCTCTAGAAATTTTGTAGGCCAGGCGAAGGGATTGAGAATTGAGGTGGTGAAGTCTGTGTGCCTCGGTAGCAAGGGAGACAGGGTCGGACGAGAGGGCGGTAGAGGGGGTGGATGTGGTTGCTAAGGCAGTTAAGCGAGTGTGCTGGTCCGCAAGGTCGTTCCCAAAGGATAAGGGGCCCAGAAGGCCGGAGTGGGCACGTATGTGGCCCACGAAAAAGGGGCAGGACCGTGATCGAATGGCCTGCTGGAgttgggaaaaaagagaaaaggtagtgGTTGTCGGCTGAACTGCAGGAACAATTTCGAGTCGGAGCAGGGATTGAACAACATATCTGCTATCTGAGTAGAGATTGAATGGAGTATCaggcagagaatgaaaaactgtcagagcagcataaagttccaccagctgcgCGGACTCATAAGGAGTTTTGATTGAGCGGGGGCAGTTATTCATGactatggcagcaaggccagtCTTGGAACCGTCTACAAAGATTGTGGGTGCCCCTGGGATGGGGGATGATCGGGTTTGGCGTGTGAGTATGAAGGGGGTAAGATTGAGAAACTGTAGCAATTTATTACTAGGCATATGATTATCTAAAGTGCCCTGAAACGTAGAAGTGAGTATAGCCCAATTGTCATCTTGTGACCTGAGCCAGTCAAGCTGCTCCCTACTGTAAGGGGTTACCACGTGGTCAGGGGGACGGCCGAAATGGCGTGTTGAGAGCCGaatgcctatcatagctataCGGGCAATTAACTCAGGATAAGAGGCAAGAATCTTTCGATTACACATAGGGAGATGTATCCAGATAAGGGGGGATGGATCTTGCCATAGGAGTCCGGTGGGAGAGAATTCAGTAGGGAAGATGAGAAGATATAGGGACAATTTGGGggagaagtatccaatattctgCATGGCTATGGCTTGTTCTACCTTTTTGAGGGAAATCTCACCTGCCGGGGTCAAAGAatgaggggaggaagggtcagcatcccctcTAAGAATGTCCTCCAGAGGACGGAGGTCTGCTTTGGAAAGTTGCAGGTAGGGGCGTAGCCAATTAATGTCCCCTAAAAGCTTCTGAAAGTCATTAAGAGTCTTAAGAGAAGAGCGTTTAAGTTCAACTTTGTTAGAGAACAGCCAGTCGGGTTCAAGTCGAAATCCTAGAAAGGTGAAggggtattgagtttgaattttgtctggggcaatgctaaagccgcGGGCTTGGAGTGCGCTGACGATAGCCTGAGCTATAGTCTGCGTCAATGAGGGGGAAGAAGCGGCTATGAGAAGATCATCCATGTAATGGATAAGATAGGCTGAGGGATATTGAGTCCTGATGGGGTCAATAGATTGAgcaacaaatttttgacataGGGTAGGAGAGTTAGCCATTCCCTGCGGAAGTACTCGCCCCACTGGAAGCGAGGGTTAGGCCCTATGTGATTaactataggaatagaaaatGCAAAGCGAGGACTATCGGATGGGTCAAGAGGGATTGAAAAGAAGCAATCCTTAATATCGATGACGATTTTGCTGAATCCTTTTGGGATAGCAGTCGGGGATGGAAGGCCTGGCTATAAAGCCCCTATGGGCAtcatggtcttattgacctcacgtaggtcctgtagaagtctccatttccccgatttctttttaataacaaaaataggtgtattccatggggaagtggaaggttcaaggtgtccgAGGGaaagttgctcctgcactagcgtgagggcagcttgaaccttctcagatgttaaAGGCCACTGATCAATCCAGACAGGGGAGTCGGATTTCCAGGTGATTTTATCGGCCTGGATTGCAGGAGGGTCAGTGACCTTTAGGAAAAATTTTTTGACCCGAATCCTTTTTTGTCGGTTTGGGCCGGGGGGAATATTGGGTGTAAGCTGCCTTGTTCGTTCTTaccaaggcctttgcctgggaggtacccagatttcagcatcgTGGTAGTGACAGCATCACTGGGGCTCACCATGAGGAGCCTCATCTGAGCTAGAATATCTCTGCCCCAAagattaacggggagtcccgcgactacataggggcgggtagtgccactattgccctcagtatcttgccagTTGAGGAGTTTAGAACTTTGAAGGGTGTCTTGGACCTGTCCTATGCCCGATAAGTGGGTATtggagggttgaaggggccaggtATGGGGCCAATGGGCTTGTGGGATaacagtagagtctgcccctgtgtctaACAGCCCAAGAAAAGTTTTGCCCTCAATTTTTAATTGTAATGTGGGTCGAGACTCCGTGAGTTGCTGAACccagtaaatgttggaggagtcGGGTGAGGAAGGGCCCCGTTTCTGGGTGGCAGCTGGAAAGTTACCAatcagagggaggggaagggcttGGGCTAAACGTTGGCCTGCAGGGATGGTAATAGGGCCATGTGGAGATTCAATTATGAGCTTAATTTCTCCCGTGTAGTCGTTGTCAACAAGGGTGGGGTACACCACTATGCCTTGCAAGGTAGTGAGTGCTCTGCCAATGACCAGAAAAAACATACCGGGGGGTGGCGGTCCGAATTTACCAGTAGGGAGGACTACCGGGCCTTCTTCTGGGGTCAGTATTCGGGTGGAGGTGgtacagaggtccaggcctgcgctgccggctgtggctcgagtaaaggaactgggcaggggctcccgtagGAGCCCCTCACCCCGTTTCCCTGTGCCAGGATGAGGATAGGCTTAGATCGGCAGTCGCGGGCCCAGTGTAGCCCCTTCCGACACTTAGGACAGATGCTTGGTGGCTTTGACTGGGGTGTGGGGAGTTGtctggggttttggtttgctAAACACTCGCGGGCGAAATGGCCAGGTTGCCCACATCTAAAACAGTTTCTGGGGGTCTTGGGATGAGAGGCCTAAATGGCTGCCCCTATAGCTAAGGAAATGGACTTGTTCAGCTTATGTTCATAAGCGTCAATATCACTGCACAAGCGGATCATCCCATTTAGATCCAAATCTCTAGCCTTTCCCCTTAAGGCTGTTTTGCAGGCGGAGTTAGCATTTTCAATCGCTAGATGCCTTACTACTGGGTTATCTGATCCGTCCTGACCTAAGACTCTTTCAGCAGTTTCAAGGAGCTTTGCAACAAACTGCGCGTAGGGCTCATTAGGTCCCTGAAGAATTTTCGAGAGAGGGGCTGTAATGGAGCCCGTGGCAGGGACTGCCCGCCATGCAGCCATGGCGGCATGTGCCGTTTGCATGAGCAAGCCAGGAGGTAATTTCatttgttggttttctaatgcaaAGTGATCACGACCGACAATCTTGTCAGTCGTCCAAGTGGCTGTTTGTGCATTTTTAGCGTTGAGCTTAGCCTGGTTTTCTGCCTGTTCAAGGAACTCCGCCTTCCATATTAAAAATTGTCCTCTAGAGAGGACGGACTAAATAACTTTAGACCACTCAGAAGGGAGCATATGTCCTTCTCCGCCAAGTCCTTCTAAAATAGAGAGTGTAAAGGGGGCGTTAATGAAGTAATTTTTTACTGCAGAATGTAGATCTTTGATGTGTTTGATCTTTAACTTTTTATAGATGGGTCTATGAGGATGAGGGGGGCCCGAAGTATCGGCAACCCTAGAATGCTCGTTATGGCTCGTTTCATCtgtttccccctcctcctcctccccctcagaTTCGGATGAGCCATGGGGAAGGGGGGTCACAAGAGGGAGTTCCTCAGGAGTAGGTTCTGCAGCCTGCTGTTGCCTAGTTACTACGGGGAAAGCGAGGGTGGGTTTTGGCTTATTTTTTTGTTGACTCGGCTTATTATTGCTATATGGTGGTCGAAAGATATTTGTCTGTAATTCTTGTAATTGACTGGTCAGGGTATAAACTTCCCTTTGTAAATCTAGAAATTGTTTAAGATCTGTAACTTGTTTGCTCAGCTGCCGCGTAGCTTCTTTGAGATTGTCTGAGCCTGGCAGAACTGGAAGAGCAAGTTGGACTGGGGGAGGTAACTGGAGGTTGGCAGATGAGGACAGATTAGGGAGGGGGGACTTGTAAGGGGGGGTGTATTCCTTAGCGGACCCTGATTTTGATATTGAGCTGCctcctcttctagttctgtttGATATGCTGGATTAAGCGTGCTATCCTGGGGGGAATCTTTATACAGGACTGGGTAAAGGCGCAGCTTTGATTTGGgcttggagggggtggggtgaggggctcctcaagggaggaGTTTATAACAGGTTCGTCTAAAAGAGACAGACTACATCCCTTTTCTTTTTGCGTCTTACTTTGTTGGTCCTGTTCTTTCAACGTATCtgaatttccctgtttatttttattttcggAGATGGCGTCctcagccaagctgaggaggtgtgAAACTTGTTTGCTAGTATCTGCTTCTTTCAAGATGTCACGGATCAGgccatagaaggaaaaataatcatcAGGAATTTCTTGGCCAGATCTCAGGAGATCGTTAAGATCTCGCCCTACTTTATTCCATGTGAGGGGATGTATGCCCGGGCCATGTAGGATGAGCCAAGGGCAGTGTTCCTCTATAAATGAGAAGAATCCAAGAAGATCCTTCCTTTTGACTCTAATACCTCTCTCCCTAAGATTATCTTTTAATTCCTTGACAAATAGTGCTTCTTTCGAGAGTGCCTTCCCCATCTTTCACGCTGTTTACTTTCGCTTCCCCACGTTCTCGCCAATCCTCTCGCGAGGGTATGGAACCGGATAATAACGGGTCAACACTCACTCATGAGCCAAGGGGTCAGTCAAAGTCGGTCCGGCCGAAGCCATCCACTCACCCCAGAACGGGGTGGACCACGTCGCTTGGGCACAGGTGGACGGTATAATCCCCCCTCTGGCCCGGCACTCTATGGCGATGTATGCGAATCGTGGACTGACCCACACGGAATCTCTTTCCTCATTCACGCACACACGCTCACACACGCTTTCCCTGGGTCTGGCACTCTCGTTGGATGATTGCTTATGgagatgggacaacttaccctacctcgaggcCTCTTGCTCCGCTTCTACCCGTTAAGTTTTCGCGGCCGCGAGAGCTGCTCCTCGGTTGTCCGGTAAGTCGCTCCGCTCATGCCCCACGTTGGGCGCCacctgtccgggtccagccggacgcAACTAAGGTGCACGAGGGGCGACCACCTAAGGCTCcacaggggaagggagggggaacctCACACGCAAGAGACATGAGTCGTACAGATGTTAACAAGGTTCCGTTTATTGACTGTGCAGGCAAGGTTTATATAGAGAAAAAGGGGGGACGGCTATAGTTGGCGGGAGTTTTTACTGCTGTTGGACCTGCCAAGCCTGAGTCCAGGTACTGTCACGGATACGGTTTTTACTGCAGAAGGTCTTTGACAATATTCTCTTTCAGGGGGGCCTGTTTGCCGGGTTGTGCAAACTTTACCTGGTCTTTggcagaatactattgtgctcaaaggaataataaactggaggaattccatgtgaactggaaaacctccaggaattgatgcagagcagaaggagcagagccagaagaacgttgtacacagaaattgatacactgtggtaaaatcaaatgtaatggacttctgtactagcagcaatacaatgacccaggacagttctgagggatttattaaaaagaaagctacccacattcagaggaagaactacaggaaggggaaacacagaagaaacacaactgcttgaacacttgggttgatgaggacatgactaGGGATGTAGctccgaaaggaccacaccaatgcaactatcagtaatatagaaataagtcttgattgatgacacatgttaaaactagtggaaatgtgagttatctATGGGGAGGTGGGTTTGAGgcagggaaggggaaagtaaaaacatgaatcaggtaaccatggaaaatttttctaaaaaataaaaaaaaagaaagaatgtgaaCTGTTTGAAGatagtgccataaagaaacctacactgtatcagaagatccagaatgaactttggaatgtAATGGATTGagctgaagggggttgaacatatcatttattctgaagtAAACTGTTATGCCAAAGTGGAGtacccccaattggctttttgttaatacACTTAGCAAACAttagttttgctctctctcttatattttccTCTCATTTCCAATTATTGAAGTTTCCTTTTAGAAAGTTCAATAGTGTATGCACTTTTAAAAGCTAGAAGATCTTTACAGATATAAGTTAAAAGTCCTTCAtcggggagactagtcttccaaagaatcacaggggaaATTGTGAAGACAGTATTAACTCtcccatttaatatttttagataaACAACTCAAAAGCTTAAAGTACTCCTACTTGACACTAAGAGAGTTTGAAAGTCATTTACTAGaataagctcacacctccaaaggtcactgccaTACCgtgtccctcccccccccccacttccagCAGTGCTAGGCCAATTGaaagactttgattggttcctatAAAGTGGAGGAGCAGCAGGAAATAATATCgagaaaattgctttaaaaggccagctcaaggatTCTATCACCCTCTGCATTGGTGAGCTAGAGTTGAGGAGGAGACTTTTCCTCTGGATCCTGTGTCgccttgctgggtgagtagctggccttcttttcctggcttttggagagatcggttccagagattcctgctttgactttggaggaggctgcattggtggtaCCCTGGCTGAAGACAACACTGAGACTTCTAGTTGCGGATTATCCAGAAAATCTATGTGGAGACAGAGTCTTTAGGAAGCCTTGCTGGGGCTGAGCCTGACTTCTCAGGAGAAGGACTtgtaggcttattagaatctatctttttatctacatttttccactttcattcttttcacctctttgtaaataaagctgcaaaaagtcatttgacttaagctataatatttttaaattggcaactgcaatattactttagaactttcatattaaccttaaaaacctaaatttaatttcttatacctGGATGCCAAAAGGAGCTAAAAGAAGAGACTTTTGAAATCGTAACACTTAATCCCCTCCCCCACAGATGAAGACATAAATGGAAAGTAGGATAGATTGTAATCAAGTCAGAATTTTTGCAGGGTTTGGGAACAGGTGCCAGTGCGCACTACCCAGTTCCAGGTCACGGATCCTGAATATGACAGGAGGCTAGGTATATAGCCAtagtatatatatgaatataaactgAGGCTAGGTATCGTTGGTTCTTAGACCATGTACAAAAGTAAGAAAGTGTTCAAAAGCAAACTTTAACTAACTGTGTGTTTCTCTGACCTCAGGAGCAGAGTAGTCACTCAGTTCTAACCTCTTATACATTCAAATGCCTGTAATGTAATAACTGTAGCGGGAATCTCAAACATAAAAGATCTGTCTGCAGTTCTTTTACTATTAACCTGcagaattttagaaataatgccTGTGGCCAATAGCACTCTACTGGAActtcaaaaccaaaaaggaatAAGCCTTCAGTTGTGTTGCTCAGACCAAAACACAGGTCAGGAACTTATAGAGCTTGGGTTAGGAAGTAAGTGAATACACTTTGCCCTGTATCACACCATTTTGTGTCTCAGCTTTTTCTGAGCTTCtagaataaaacaatatttaagaCTCTAAAAATGCAGCAGAAGGACCCAAGAATACCAAGCTCAACTTATACACCCACTACCAACTCTCTCCCCTGCCAGAGTGCACAGGGTCTAGCCCTTTAAGACAAAGTCAAGAAGTAGgctgaaagaatgaaaagaaagaaagagagtgtaatccatttatttgttttgcaTGAACCCACctttataatttgaaaaaatcaatcaataaagaaagaaaaagtcaagCAAAACTGACTAAAAAAGTGACAGCTGCATCTGGCAGTTTGCAACATTTTCCACCTGTATGTTTTGATCTCTCTCAGAAGGCAGGAAATGGATTTCATCATCTGTTCTTTAAGATGAAGATTTGTAATTGCAATTAATCACTTTGGCCATCTTTTATTGTCATGCCCATTTTGAAATGTAGCACATTCCAAAaccaaatataaattatttgagggCTAGTCACTGTTCAGGATTATCCATATCAGtattccccttttaaaaaacataattgaaAATTGACTGTTATTCTTTCTAGGGGATTCAGCCACAGTGAGACTGTCTGACAGCAGAATTATTGGAGCTGTACTCTAGTAGCTGCTTCCTGCTGAGCATCTGAATATACCTTTAAAACATCTCTTACCTATCCatacagagaaggggagaaaagggcAGACTATTTCTTTAGCTCAGAATTATTAAACCAGGAAACCATCTTATAATTTTACAGCTTCAGCTGAAAACAGCTCTTAAGAAGAATAAGCAGTTCTGAGAGACAAGACCCAAAAGTCCCCGACTAATGATTCAGAGTTTCCCACTTTCTATAGATTATTTCAGAGAAAGGGGGTGAGATTGTGGAATCAGTCCAGGTAGTTACAGATTTTCAGGAAGCAAAGAGTTAATCTCATAAAATGATAACACTGGTAACTGATTTTTTCTTcataggagagaaagaggggaaagtttgagcacaataattttatgaatttgctttttataaaaaaGGGGGCTAAAAATCTTAAGCACATATCTcaaatagtaatatttttttctctgttccttcttCCATTCACTCATTTGAGCTTCTGGTACTTGTGAACTCCCTATTGCCTTCCTCATTTGACTATGAAATCTCAGAATAgaataagagatagaagggacctcaaaacaTCATCAGATATATCACCAGAACTTCCATACAAGTCCAACTTTGCTTTCCATAGTTCCCTTCTTACTGAAACTTAAAATTAATATGAATACAGTTGTGTAAACTATTTGGTGCTATGGCACCTATCCACTTTAGCTCTAGTCACCCTTCAAAATGTGAAACATTTTGAAATGCTGTAGAGGGATTGAGAACTACTTTCATTTCCCTTAAAGGTTGCCTTCTTGAGAGGTCATTTTCCAGTGAATCCTAGGGCATTTCAACTTGGCAAATGCTGCCTAAGGGTCCCAGTCATAAACTTTGAGATTTATCAGGTATAACTATCTTACCAAAGGAGTCAGCTAGGCCCTTGTCAGTCTAGTATGAGAATAATCAAGTGTTACATTAGATGACTCACATCTCATATTCATTCAGGTCTTGACCACCACATAACATTCTCTGGTACTCCATTCTCCATTGATTTCCAATATTATCCGTCCCTTTATACAGTGGCGATCAGAGTATTTAGTCAAATAGCTGCTTGCTCTTTCTTTCATGTAAATTCTATCTCTCATCTTGATATCGAACAGTCTACATTGTCCTCTCTATCTCTGCCACTTTCAACACAAGTTCCCTTCCAAGTTTAGCTCAAGTGTCATCTCCTACAAGAGACCTCTCCTAAATATCTCCAAATTGTTAGTAGTTCCCTCAGATTATCTTGtattaaattttttgcatctctatatcaatttatatttgtgtgttataaaaataataaaataatatgttttacttataaaaaatgaaatgcaaataaTCTTGCCTAATGGTAAGTGCTACTAATAATAAACAATCTTAAGATTTGTTTCTATACTAGGAAGCAGAAAACATGGGTTCCAGTCCTGACTATTATCAAATCACTTACCTTTTGTCGAATGTAATGGTTTTTGAgcagaactgtttcatttttatcattgcaATTCTAGCACCTAGCACACACCTGTCatgtggcactaaataaatgctgtATGAAAATAAATACATCATTATATGTCCACATGACTGTCATTGCTGTTCTTCCATAACTTCTTCAGAATTGTACACTGACCACCCTGAGGGACTTCACATTATGTGAAGCACCATTAAGTCCTTTGTTCTTTCTATGTGACCAGCTCAGCATTTTTTCAAGTCTGATGACATCCTTCATAAGACATCTCTTCTCAACCTGGATCATTCTTTGTACAAGAGAGTtgaatataaattttctttcaaaaatcattttaaaaagaagtgcaAATAATCTTGATTTATggtaaacaacaataataaacaatcaaaaattttttCTGTACTAGTGTCAGAAAACTTGTGTTCTCTTGacttttattaattcatttctcttctttgggtctcagtttcctcatgtaataTGAAATGTTTGGATTATGTGATCCTTCAGGTCCCTCCATGCTCTAAATACCTAAGATCAACCTTGTATCAAAAACTTCCAAACACTGGAAGatactcataatgaaaaaaagataaacaccACTCTAAAAGAAACTGATAAGCATCTGattgtagattgaagcataccattttaaactttatttccttcattagctTTTTTCTGGTATAAGCAGCATAtgtcttctttcccaacatgaTGACCATGGAAATATGAACTGAATGATAGCACAGAAATaacctttatcatattacctgtctactcaggaaagaagggagagaacatggagcacaatgtcagaaaacaattatttaaaaatgtttctacatgtaatttggaaaagagaaatgtaataaaaaagtaataaaaaattcaaaatattattgtCACTGGTTCAACAATCTTATTAGTAGGTTCTTTTAATACCAGAAGATA
The window above is part of the Gracilinanus agilis isolate LMUSP501 chromosome 4, AgileGrace, whole genome shotgun sequence genome. Proteins encoded here:
- the LOC123246247 gene encoding endogenous retrovirus group K member 6 Pro protein-like — protein: ATAGSAGLDLCTTSTRILTPEEGPVVLPTGKFGPPPPGMFFLVIGRALTTLQGIVVYPTLVDNDYTGEIKLIIESPHGPITIPAGQRLAQALPLPLIGNFPAATQKRGPSSPDSSNIYWVQQLTESRPTLQLKIEGKTFLGLLDTGADSTVIPQAHWPHTWPLQPSNTHLSGIGQVQDTLQSSKLLNWQDTEGNSGTTRPYVVAGLPVNLWGRDILAQMRLLMVSPSDAVTTTMLKSGYLPGKGLGKNEQGSLHPIFPPAQTDKKGFGSKNFS